The following are encoded in a window of Candidatus Margulisiibacteriota bacterium genomic DNA:
- a CDS encoding glycosyltransferase has product MKLALVHDFLSQFGGAERVVAVLHELYPDAPLYTSIYAPDRLPEPFRRMDIRTTFMQRLPFVHQLFKLYFMIYPLAFEGIDLAAYEVILSSSSAFAKGVRKQPGQLHVCYCYTPMRFGWRYDDYVRNEPFPGFIKQLLPFFLEPIKQWDRRNSASVDHFIAISRVVADRIKQIYGRESAIIYPPVETDFFQPAGIERDHFLLVSRLNAYKRVELAVAACKELDLPLKIVGDGPDKGRLQRLAGRNTEFLGRLSDFEVAKLMAECRALIFPGEEDFGITPVEAMSCGRPVIAYRAGGALETVIEDETGLFFDEPTPAALVSTLQRFKFKLFDKSRVRAHALKFDKRHFSRQLAAFVKEKYEEKFGR; this is encoded by the coding sequence ATGAAGTTGGCGTTGGTCCATGATTTTTTAAGCCAGTTCGGGGGAGCGGAACGCGTGGTGGCCGTCCTGCACGAGCTTTACCCGGACGCGCCGCTCTACACTTCGATCTATGCCCCGGACCGTCTGCCGGAACCTTTCCGGCGGATGGATATCAGGACCACTTTTATGCAGCGGCTCCCTTTTGTCCATCAACTGTTCAAACTCTACTTTATGATCTATCCGCTGGCCTTTGAGGGGATCGACCTGGCGGCCTATGAGGTCATCCTCTCTTCGAGTTCAGCCTTTGCCAAGGGGGTGAGAAAGCAGCCGGGCCAGCTGCATGTCTGTTATTGTTACACCCCGATGCGTTTTGGCTGGCGCTATGATGATTATGTCCGGAACGAACCGTTCCCCGGCTTTATCAAGCAGCTTCTCCCGTTTTTCCTGGAGCCGATCAAACAATGGGACCGGCGCAATTCCGCCTCGGTCGATCATTTTATCGCCATTTCCCGGGTGGTGGCGGACCGGATCAAGCAGATTTACGGTCGTGAATCTGCTATAATTTACCCGCCGGTGGAAACTGATTTCTTCCAGCCGGCGGGGATCGAGCGGGACCACTTCCTGCTGGTCTCGCGGTTGAACGCCTATAAAAGGGTCGAGCTCGCCGTCGCGGCCTGCAAAGAGCTCGACCTTCCCTTGAAAATAGTCGGTGACGGTCCCGATAAGGGGCGTCTGCAGCGGCTGGCGGGGCGCAATACCGAGTTCCTGGGCAGGTTGTCGGATTTTGAAGTCGCTAAACTTATGGCGGAGTGCCGGGCCCTGATCTTTCCCGGCGAAGAGGATTTTGGGATCACGCCGGTCGAGGCGATGTCTTGTGGCCGGCCGGTCATCGCTTACCGGGCCGGCGGGGCGCTGGAAACGGTCATCGAGGATGAGACCGGGCTCTTCTTTGACGAGCCGACGCCGGCCGCGCTGGTTTCGACCCTGCAGAGGTTTAAGTTCAAGTTGTTCGACAAGTCGCGGGTCCGGGCGCACGCCCTGAAGTTCGATAAACGGCATTTCAGCCGCCAGCTGGCAGCTTTCGTTAAGGAGAAATATGAAGAAAAGTTCGGCCGATAA
- the prfB gene encoding peptide chain release factor 2, which yields MLPEELKDKLGRLAEKSREIEKTVAIEAKQKRLAEIEAATADPKLWENQARAKGLLQEKKAIEKELNSFATLRAGLDDLKTLVSLAGEADLNDLAAELHALEKKAAELELATLLSGQYDSNNAILAINAGAGGDDAQDWAQILLRMYTRWCETKGYGVEMPDISYGDGAGLKNVTLVVTGPYAYGYLKAESGVHRLVRISPFSSEGKRHTSFTSVEVIPEIEDDLKVEINPNDLRVDTYRASGPGGQNVNKVSSAIRITHLPTGLVTQSQSDRSQLVNRDIALRLLKAKLYEMMLAQQKEKIDELRGEKKKIEWGNQIRSYVFQPYTMVKDHRTGVEVGDVQRVIDGDLDAFIEASLRGVKRDDR from the coding sequence ATGCTGCCTGAAGAATTAAAAGATAAGCTGGGCCGTCTGGCCGAGAAGAGCCGGGAGATTGAAAAAACAGTGGCGATCGAAGCGAAACAAAAACGATTGGCCGAGATCGAGGCGGCTACCGCCGATCCGAAGCTCTGGGAGAACCAGGCCCGGGCCAAAGGTTTGCTCCAAGAAAAGAAAGCTATTGAGAAAGAGCTGAACAGTTTCGCTACCCTGCGCGCCGGGTTAGATGACCTCAAGACGCTGGTTTCGCTGGCTGGGGAAGCTGATCTTAATGATCTGGCTGCCGAATTACATGCTCTGGAAAAGAAAGCCGCAGAGCTCGAGCTGGCGACTTTGCTCTCTGGCCAGTACGACAGCAATAACGCTATTTTAGCGATCAATGCCGGGGCGGGCGGGGATGACGCGCAGGACTGGGCGCAAATTCTCCTGCGGATGTATACCCGTTGGTGCGAGACCAAAGGCTACGGCGTGGAAATGCCCGATATCTCCTACGGCGACGGAGCGGGACTCAAGAACGTCACCCTGGTCGTGACCGGCCCTTACGCCTATGGTTACTTGAAAGCGGAATCAGGTGTCCATCGCCTGGTCAGGATATCTCCTTTTTCCTCGGAAGGGAAAAGACATACTTCTTTTACTTCGGTCGAGGTCATACCGGAGATCGAAGACGACCTTAAAGTCGAGATCAATCCAAACGATTTGCGGGTGGATACCTACCGGGCGTCCGGTCCGGGGGGACAAAATGTTAACAAAGTCAGTTCAGCCATCCGGATCACCCATCTGCCGACCGGGCTTGTTACCCAGAGCCAATCTGACCGCTCTCAACTTGTTAACCGCGACATCGCCCTCCGCCTCCTGAAGGCCAAACTATACGAAATGATGCTGGCCCAGCAGAAAGAGAAGATCGACGAACTGCGGGGCGAAAAGAAAAAGATCGAGTGGGGGAACCAGATCCGTTCTTATGTTTTTCAGCCTTATACCATGGTCAAGGACCACCGGACCGGCGTGGAAGTGGGCGATGTCCAACGGGTAATCGACGGCGATCTGGACGCTTTTATCGAAGCTTCATTGAGAGGAGTGAAAAGGGATGATCGATAA
- a CDS encoding DUF5693 family protein: MIDKIGRGFLVLLLSAAVLLGAFLGVSRFLAERGGKSVELVMDLNDIKRMAAYEKKSLDSVLLEIKKLGITDIGLFEQTLPDANAAGELYYAKGTGIIRFKSLQGKVKPDRVYIYAPDSQVRKRVYNQLKLALGERPLKFLGKEILEVDELEEELRVLGLGISESQRKYLEGKGFLIVPRVWNDPRYHLGNIEGKIEALKAYGLVIFDGEEILGSPDAIPALAEALKKFKLKYGYIEIVKQDGDSQLKKLMGEEAVRVHSVPKDELIKLDKEEALDRFVRAARERGVRLIYLRPFLPPQIEAYPVAYNLKYFGELKTRLEAAGFQLGPVGRTDRLSLNQWEILVLGGGVVIGAVFLLDLFVTLPIWLLYLLCLLLIEGIFLGVTSGYGLLLQKGLAFAAATIFPSYAVIATFGRPIKKFGPGFLQGAFSILNVLAETAVGIFLMVGLLADFRFMSGVEVFPAVKAALILPVAVVLAYFILKTGEGDIRQRLTELLRTKVSLLAVGLGVVGLGALAVLVARSGNFSLPVPAVEKSFRNLLEILLFVRPRTKEFLIGYPALMLAAFFVLRGKPQWLWLLAAVGVIAPISVFNTFSHIHTPLMISLVRTFNGLVLGLIVGWVAWFIASRFVADSGEHS, from the coding sequence ATGATCGATAAGATTGGCCGGGGTTTTCTTGTTCTGTTGCTAAGTGCCGCGGTCCTTTTGGGCGCTTTCCTCGGGGTTAGCCGTTTCCTCGCGGAACGGGGCGGGAAGTCAGTCGAACTGGTGATGGACCTGAACGATATCAAGCGAATGGCCGCCTATGAGAAGAAGTCGCTCGACAGCGTCCTGCTGGAGATCAAAAAGCTCGGCATTACCGATATCGGGCTTTTTGAACAGACCTTGCCCGATGCCAATGCCGCCGGTGAACTTTATTACGCCAAAGGGACGGGGATCATCCGTTTCAAGTCGCTCCAGGGGAAGGTTAAGCCCGACCGTGTCTACATCTATGCCCCGGACAGCCAGGTGCGGAAGCGGGTCTACAATCAGCTGAAGCTGGCGCTCGGTGAGCGGCCGCTCAAGTTCCTCGGTAAAGAAATCCTCGAGGTTGACGAACTGGAAGAAGAACTGCGGGTGCTTGGCCTGGGGATCTCCGAGTCACAGCGCAAGTACCTGGAGGGGAAGGGTTTCCTCATCGTGCCGCGGGTCTGGAACGATCCGCGTTACCATCTTGGCAACATCGAAGGGAAGATCGAAGCGCTTAAAGCTTACGGCCTGGTCATTTTTGACGGTGAGGAGATACTCGGCTCTCCGGACGCCATCCCGGCGCTGGCTGAAGCGCTGAAAAAATTCAAGCTTAAATACGGCTACATTGAGATCGTCAAGCAGGATGGCGACAGCCAGTTAAAGAAACTGATGGGGGAAGAGGCGGTGCGCGTCCATAGCGTTCCCAAAGATGAGCTGATCAAGCTGGACAAGGAAGAGGCGCTTGACCGTTTTGTCCGGGCCGCCCGGGAACGCGGCGTCCGCTTGATCTATCTCCGTCCTTTTCTCCCGCCGCAGATCGAGGCTTATCCGGTCGCTTACAACTTGAAGTACTTCGGCGAATTAAAGACGCGCCTGGAAGCAGCCGGCTTTCAGCTTGGCCCGGTGGGGCGGACGGACCGGCTTAGCCTGAACCAGTGGGAGATCCTGGTCCTTGGTGGCGGCGTGGTGATCGGGGCGGTTTTTCTCCTCGACCTTTTTGTCACTTTGCCGATCTGGTTGCTTTATCTTCTTTGCCTGCTCCTGATCGAAGGAATATTTCTCGGAGTGACCTCCGGGTATGGTCTACTCCTACAAAAAGGGCTGGCCTTCGCGGCGGCGACGATCTTCCCGTCTTACGCGGTGATCGCCACCTTCGGCCGGCCGATCAAGAAGTTCGGCCCCGGTTTCCTGCAGGGCGCTTTTTCGATCCTGAATGTCCTGGCGGAAACGGCTGTCGGCATTTTTCTGATGGTCGGCCTGCTGGCCGACTTCCGTTTTATGAGCGGGGTCGAGGTCTTCCCGGCGGTCAAGGCGGCATTGATCTTGCCGGTCGCGGTCGTCTTGGCCTATTTTATTCTGAAGACAGGTGAGGGGGATATTCGGCAACGCCTGACCGAATTGCTCCGGACCAAGGTCAGTTTACTAGCCGTCGGTTTGGGGGTGGTCGGTCTGGGGGCGCTGGCCGTGCTGGTCGCCCGTTCGGGGAACTTCAGCCTGCCGGTCCCGGCGGTCGAAAAAAGCTTCCGGAACTTATTGGAAATCCTCCTTTTCGTCCGTCCCCGGACCAAAGAATTCCTGATCGGTTATCCCGCCCTGATGCTGGCCGCCTTTTTTGTTCTTCGCGGCAAGCCGCAATGGCTCTGGCTGTTGGCGGCGGTCGGGGTGATCGCGCCGATCTCGGTCTTCAATACTTTCTCCCATATCCATACGCCGCTCATGATCTCCCTTGTCCGGACCTTTAACGGTTTGGTCCTTGGCCTGATCGTCGGCTGGGTGGCCTGGTTCATCGCCAGCCGTTTTGTGGCTGACTCGGGTGAGCATTCGTGA
- a CDS encoding GDP-mannose 4,6-dehydratase, which produces MKKKALITGITGQDGSYLSELLLAKGYEVHGIVRRVAFEDIEHRMWRLRHIYDRLQLHSASLENYASIFKTVEKIMPDECYHLAAQSFVSYSFEDEFSTININLNGTHYVLSALKERCPACRFYFAGSSEMFGLVNESPQNEQTHFHPRSPYGISKVAGFDLTRNYREAYNLFAASGILFNHESPRRGFEFVTRKISNGVAKIKLGLDRELRLGNLEAKRDWGFAGDYVEAMWQMLQQDKPDDYVIATGETHSVREFAELACRTLDLDPAKYLLVDDKFFRPAEVNLLCGDYAKAQQKFGWQPKVRFAELVKMMVTADLARLKNYPK; this is translated from the coding sequence ATGAAAAAGAAAGCGTTGATCACCGGTATCACCGGTCAGGATGGCTCATATCTCTCGGAATTATTACTGGCCAAAGGATATGAGGTCCATGGTATTGTCCGCCGGGTCGCTTTTGAGGACATTGAGCACCGCATGTGGCGCTTGCGGCACATCTATGACCGGTTGCAGCTGCACTCGGCTTCCCTCGAGAACTACGCCAGCATTTTTAAGACAGTTGAAAAAATAATGCCGGACGAGTGTTATCATCTGGCGGCGCAGAGCTTTGTCAGTTATTCTTTTGAAGATGAGTTCTCCACTATCAACATTAACCTAAATGGAACGCATTATGTCCTCTCCGCCTTGAAGGAGCGCTGCCCGGCTTGCCGCTTCTATTTTGCCGGCTCGTCGGAGATGTTCGGCCTGGTCAATGAATCACCCCAGAATGAACAGACCCACTTCCACCCCAGATCGCCCTATGGCATTTCCAAAGTGGCCGGTTTCGACCTGACCAGGAACTATCGGGAGGCGTACAACTTATTCGCCGCCAGCGGCATTTTATTCAATCATGAGTCGCCGCGCCGCGGCTTTGAGTTCGTGACCAGGAAGATCAGTAACGGAGTGGCTAAAATAAAACTAGGCCTGGACCGGGAGCTGCGCCTGGGTAACCTGGAGGCGAAGCGCGATTGGGGGTTTGCCGGTGATTATGTCGAGGCGATGTGGCAGATGCTGCAGCAGGACAAACCGGACGATTACGTGATCGCCACGGGGGAGACCCACTCGGTCCGGGAATTCGCCGAGCTGGCCTGCCGCACTTTGGACCTCGACCCGGCCAAATATCTCCTGGTGGACGACAAGTTCTTCCGCCCGGCCGAGGTCAATCTGCTCTGCGGCGACTACGCCAAAGCCCAACAGAAGTTCGGCTGGCAGCCGAAGGTCAGGTTTGCCGAACTGGTCAAGATGATGGTGACGGCTGACCTGGCGAGGCTAAAGAACTATCCAAAATGA
- the csaB gene encoding polysaccharide pyruvyl transferase CsaB encodes MRIVLSGYYGFGNVGDEAVLQAILNELTSRVPDAEICVLSAAPQLTAELNRVRAIPRYSLFRIIRELRQADIFVSGGGTLFQDATSRRSFLYYLGLVWLAKRLGRRVVILAQGFGPLRGRLNRLLARVVLNRVDLITLRDDESRQELERLGVGRPEIVVTADPTLLDTVPPLVEGRKVLALEGVPAGVPLVGLALRGLKGQSELENRLAQEIAAELNRSPRRQPVFLLFQCPEDMGMARKVIDRLTVPYHVIYRLCRPEEMLAMFPHFDLVVAMRLHAVIFATLAKVNCLALSYDPKVSSFARLVEQPCVEVSAGAEFPDRLAELLLRPLDRRLELELHCRRLCDQARRSFDLMLEKGYHLDRGGAKR; translated from the coding sequence GTGAGAATAGTTCTATCCGGCTATTATGGTTTTGGCAATGTCGGCGACGAAGCGGTCCTCCAGGCGATCCTTAATGAATTGACCAGCCGCGTCCCTGACGCCGAGATCTGTGTCCTCTCCGCCGCGCCCCAACTGACGGCCGAGTTGAACCGGGTCAGGGCGATACCGCGTTACTCTTTGTTCCGGATCATCCGGGAGCTTCGCCAGGCGGATATTTTTGTCAGCGGGGGGGGGACCCTTTTTCAGGACGCGACCAGCCGGCGCAGTTTCCTTTATTATCTTGGCCTGGTTTGGTTAGCCAAGCGGCTGGGCCGCCGGGTCGTTATCCTGGCCCAGGGTTTTGGCCCGCTGCGCGGACGGCTCAACCGTCTCCTGGCCAGAGTGGTCCTGAACCGGGTTGACCTGATCACCTTGCGCGATGACGAGTCGCGCCAGGAGTTGGAACGGCTGGGGGTGGGCCGCCCGGAGATCGTCGTGACTGCCGATCCGACCCTGCTCGACACTGTGCCGCCGCTGGTCGAAGGCCGGAAGGTCCTGGCACTGGAAGGGGTGCCGGCCGGCGTGCCACTGGTCGGGCTCGCCCTGCGCGGGTTGAAAGGCCAATCAGAGCTGGAAAACAGGCTGGCCCAAGAGATCGCGGCGGAACTGAACAGATCACCGCGCCGCCAGCCGGTTTTTCTGCTTTTCCAGTGTCCCGAGGATATGGGGATGGCCCGCAAGGTTATCGACCGCCTGACCGTTCCCTATCACGTCATTTACCGCCTCTGCCGGCCGGAAGAGATGCTCGCCATGTTCCCGCATTTTGACCTGGTCGTGGCGATGCGGCTGCACGCCGTGATCTTTGCCACGCTAGCCAAGGTTAATTGTCTCGCTTTGTCGTATGATCCGAAAGTCAGCTCCTTCGCCCGGTTGGTTGAGCAACCGTGCGTTGAGGTCAGCGCCGGGGCGGAATTCCCCGACCGTCTGGCCGAACTCCTGCTGCGGCCGCTCGACCGGAGACTGGAGCTCGAACTCCACTGCCGGAGGCTCTGCGACCAGGCGCGGCGGAGTTTTGATCTCATGCTGGAGAAAGGTTATCATTTAGACAGGGGGGGAGCAAAGAGATGA